In Streptomyces canus, one DNA window encodes the following:
- a CDS encoding amino acid adenylation domain-containing protein, with protein MVNPIHDDNGVSLVLVNSENRHALWAGGLDVPPGWRVAHRAASRRECLEYIGAHWPDIRPARLPDAGKDAGACLHDLFAAQAARTPGAPALIWRDQDLTYRQLDDDSSKLAAHLRQRGVGPGAFVGLCVERSPQMITALLGVLKTGAAYVPLDPEYPVERLRYVLSDTGARLLLTQEPLRPLFPDYDGEIVCLDQHRQDIDALPTAPAPDSPVPLPSDAAYVIHTSGSTGRPKGVLVTHRSLANHSSAVNRHFAFAPGDRVLQCRPLSFDAAAEEIFPPLLHGAALVLGSDPLRQTFRALTQQVIDTGTTFLSVPTAFWHSWVAEEDCLLRLATESALRTMIVAGEKAARQALLTWKKRVGEDIRWFNVYGPTEGTITTTVHEPGADWEAGEYGSVPIGRPIDNVRTYVLDDALRPVPAGTPGELFIGGAGVAVGYLNAPQTTAERFLPDPFSGVPGSRLYRTGDLVRADADGCLEFLGRRDHQVKLRGYRIELGEIETVLAEHRDVRSCVAQVTGDGPDSTLVCFVTADERTAPPAAELIAHLRSRLPWYMIPTAVHVLDAFPMTPNGKIDRAALLALEPDDDGEAVHIAPRTPVEAVLADIWDDILGRRGISVDADFFQVGGHSLLAASLIARIRARFDVAMTARVLFESPTIAGLAEAVTRATGDSAADRAGRS; from the coding sequence GTGGTCAACCCGATTCATGACGACAACGGTGTCTCTCTGGTCCTGGTGAACAGCGAGAACCGGCACGCTCTGTGGGCCGGCGGCCTCGACGTACCGCCGGGCTGGCGCGTCGCGCACCGGGCGGCGAGCCGCCGGGAGTGCCTGGAGTACATCGGCGCCCACTGGCCTGACATCCGGCCCGCGAGACTCCCGGACGCCGGGAAGGACGCGGGCGCCTGCCTCCACGACCTGTTCGCCGCCCAGGCCGCGCGCACCCCCGGGGCGCCGGCTCTGATCTGGCGGGACCAGGATCTGACGTACCGTCAACTCGATGACGATTCCAGCAAGTTGGCCGCACACCTGCGGCAGCGCGGCGTCGGGCCAGGCGCGTTCGTGGGCCTGTGCGTCGAGCGGTCGCCGCAGATGATCACGGCCCTGCTCGGGGTCCTGAAGACCGGCGCCGCCTACGTGCCCCTCGACCCCGAGTACCCGGTCGAGCGGCTGCGGTACGTCCTGTCCGACACGGGCGCACGCCTGCTCCTGACCCAGGAGCCGCTTCGCCCGCTCTTCCCGGACTACGACGGCGAGATCGTCTGCCTCGACCAGCACCGGCAGGACATCGACGCCCTGCCCACCGCGCCCGCGCCGGACAGCCCCGTCCCGCTGCCGTCGGACGCCGCCTACGTCATCCACACCTCCGGCTCCACGGGCCGCCCCAAGGGCGTCCTGGTGACGCACCGCTCCCTGGCGAACCACAGCTCCGCCGTGAACCGGCACTTCGCGTTCGCCCCCGGCGACCGCGTCCTGCAGTGCAGGCCGCTGAGCTTCGACGCCGCCGCCGAGGAAATCTTCCCGCCGCTCCTGCACGGCGCGGCCCTCGTCCTCGGCAGCGACCCCCTGCGCCAGACGTTCCGGGCCCTGACCCAGCAGGTCATCGACACCGGCACGACCTTCCTGAGCGTGCCCACGGCCTTCTGGCACAGCTGGGTCGCGGAGGAGGACTGTCTGCTGCGGCTGGCCACGGAGTCCGCGCTGCGCACGATGATCGTGGCCGGCGAGAAGGCGGCCCGCCAGGCGCTGCTGACCTGGAAGAAACGGGTCGGCGAGGACATCCGCTGGTTCAACGTCTACGGCCCCACCGAGGGCACCATCACCACGACGGTCCACGAGCCGGGCGCCGACTGGGAGGCCGGCGAGTACGGCTCCGTCCCGATCGGCCGCCCCATCGACAACGTCCGCACGTACGTCCTCGACGACGCCCTGCGGCCGGTCCCGGCGGGAACGCCGGGCGAGCTGTTCATCGGCGGGGCGGGCGTGGCCGTCGGCTACCTCAACGCGCCGCAGACCACCGCCGAGCGGTTCCTGCCCGACCCCTTCTCCGGCGTGCCCGGCAGCCGGCTCTACCGCACCGGGGACCTGGTGCGCGCGGACGCCGACGGCTGCCTGGAGTTCCTCGGCCGCCGGGACCACCAGGTGAAACTGCGCGGCTACCGCATCGAACTCGGCGAGATCGAGACCGTGCTCGCCGAGCACCGGGACGTCCGGTCGTGCGTCGCCCAGGTGACCGGCGACGGCCCCGACAGCACCCTCGTGTGCTTCGTGACCGCCGACGAGCGGACCGCACCGCCGGCCGCCGAACTGATCGCCCACCTGCGGAGCCGGCTGCCCTGGTACATGATCCCGACGGCCGTCCACGTCCTGGACGCCTTCCCCATGACCCCCAACGGAAAGATCGACCGGGCCGCCCTGCTCGCCCTCGAACCCGACGACGACGGCGAGGCCGTCCACATCGCGCCGCGCACCCCCGTGGAAGCGGTCCTGGCGGACATCTGGGACGACATCCTCGGCCGCCGCGGCATCAGCGTCGACGCCGACTTCTTCCAGGTGGGCGGACACTCCCTGCTCGCCGCGAGCCTCATCGCCCGCATCCGCGCCCGGTTCGACGTCGCCATGACGGCCCGCGTGCTGTTCGAGTCCCCGACCATCGCCGGGCTCGCCGAAGCCGTCACCCGGGCGACCGGCGACAGCGCGGCGGACCGCGCCGGGCGGAGCTGA
- a CDS encoding thioesterase II family protein, translating to MAPRQIAAARPDSPWLRTFGPPEPSAPARLVCFPHAGGAASYFRDWGGRDLAGAEVWAVQYPGRENRIREEFPPDLHTLADQVTEELRGLLDRPAVFFGHSMGAVVGYEVLRRLTAGSRGGAVRHLVVSGCGAPHRVRPFAGQEGAHLLDDDRLVALLKELGSGNAGLLDDPDMRSAFLPAVRGDYRIVQSYVPRAGGPPLRTDVTAFVGRQDEAVGVGDAGAWAGATRGRFTLRTFPGGHFYLGEHPDDVLHALREVLRPATTIDTGRADER from the coding sequence GTGGCACCGCGACAGATCGCCGCCGCGCGGCCCGACAGCCCCTGGCTGCGCACCTTCGGGCCGCCGGAGCCTTCGGCCCCGGCCCGGCTCGTGTGCTTCCCGCACGCCGGGGGCGCGGCCAGCTACTTCCGGGACTGGGGCGGCCGGGACCTCGCCGGGGCCGAGGTGTGGGCCGTCCAGTACCCGGGCCGCGAGAACCGGATCCGGGAGGAGTTCCCGCCCGACCTGCACACCCTCGCCGACCAGGTCACCGAGGAGCTGCGCGGACTCCTCGACCGGCCCGCCGTCTTCTTCGGGCACAGCATGGGCGCGGTCGTCGGCTACGAGGTCCTGCGCCGCCTCACGGCCGGCAGCCGGGGCGGCGCCGTACGCCACCTCGTGGTCTCGGGGTGCGGCGCCCCCCACCGGGTGCGCCCCTTCGCCGGACAGGAAGGCGCCCACCTCCTGGACGACGACCGGCTCGTGGCCCTCCTCAAGGAGCTGGGCTCCGGCAACGCGGGCCTGCTGGACGACCCGGACATGCGCTCGGCCTTCCTGCCGGCGGTTCGCGGCGACTACCGCATCGTCCAGTCCTACGTCCCGCGCGCCGGCGGCCCGCCCCTGCGGACCGACGTCACCGCGTTCGTGGGCCGCCAGGACGAGGCGGTCGGCGTCGGCGACGCGGGCGCCTGGGCCGGCGCGACCCGGGGCCGCTTCACGCTCCGCACCTTCCCCGGCGGCCACTTCTACCTGGGAGAACACCCGGACGACGTCCTGCACGCCCTGCGCGAGGTCCTCCGTCCCGCCACCACGATCGACACCGGGAGAGCTGATGAACGTTGA
- a CDS encoding cytochrome P450, protein MNVDVSDPLLYRDSDPGPVWSRLRAEHPVYRNERANGEHFWAVMTHGLCTDMLTDPRVFSSQNGMRLDSDPQVLAAAAGKMLNITDPPRHDKIRKVVSSAFTPRMVSRLEATMRRTAAKAIDEALAAGECEFTRVAQKLPVSVICDMLGVAPADWDFMVERTRFAWSSTALDETEEARKIQAHTEILLHFQDLAAQRRREPKDDLMSALVCGEIDGAPLTDQEILYNCDALVSGGNETTRHATVGGLLALIDNPDQWHRLRDEPALMPSAIQEIVRYTSPVMHALRTATEDVEFGGELISAGDHVVAWLPSANRDEKVFDDPDRFDIEREPNRHLGFIQGNHYCIGSSLAKLELTVMFEELLARVEVAELAGQVRRLRSNLLWGFDSLPVKFVPRA, encoded by the coding sequence ATGAACGTTGACGTGTCCGACCCGCTCCTGTATCGGGACTCCGACCCCGGACCGGTCTGGTCGCGGTTGCGCGCCGAACACCCCGTCTACCGCAACGAGCGGGCCAACGGGGAGCACTTCTGGGCGGTGATGACCCACGGCCTGTGCACGGACATGCTGACCGACCCCCGCGTGTTCAGCTCCCAGAACGGGATGCGCCTCGACTCCGACCCGCAGGTCCTCGCCGCCGCGGCCGGCAAGATGCTCAACATCACCGACCCGCCCCGGCACGACAAGATCCGCAAGGTCGTCAGCTCGGCGTTCACCCCGCGCATGGTGAGCCGGCTGGAGGCCACCATGCGCAGGACGGCCGCCAAGGCCATCGACGAGGCGCTGGCCGCAGGGGAGTGCGAGTTCACGCGCGTCGCCCAGAAACTGCCGGTCTCGGTCATCTGCGACATGCTCGGCGTCGCGCCCGCCGACTGGGACTTCATGGTCGAGCGCACCCGCTTCGCCTGGAGCTCCACCGCCCTCGACGAGACCGAGGAGGCGCGCAAGATCCAGGCCCACACCGAGATCCTGCTCCACTTCCAGGACCTCGCCGCGCAGCGCAGGCGGGAGCCGAAGGACGACCTCATGAGCGCCCTGGTGTGCGGCGAGATCGACGGCGCCCCGCTGACCGACCAGGAGATCCTCTACAACTGCGACGCCCTGGTCTCCGGCGGCAACGAGACGACCCGGCACGCCACTGTCGGCGGACTGCTCGCCCTCATCGACAACCCGGACCAGTGGCACCGCCTGCGCGACGAGCCCGCCCTCATGCCCTCGGCGATCCAGGAGATCGTGCGCTACACCTCGCCCGTCATGCACGCGCTGCGCACCGCGACCGAGGACGTCGAGTTCGGCGGCGAGCTGATCAGCGCCGGGGACCACGTCGTCGCGTGGCTGCCCTCGGCCAACCGCGACGAGAAGGTCTTCGACGACCCTGACCGCTTCGACATCGAGCGCGAACCCAACCGCCATCTGGGCTTCATCCAGGGCAACCACTACTGCATCGGCTCCTCGCTCGCCAAGCTCGAACTCACGGTGATGTTCGAGGAACTCCTGGCGCGGGTCGAGGTCGCCGAACTCGCCGGCCAGGTCCGCCGCCTGCGCTCGAACCTGCTGTGGGGGTTCGACTCGCTTCCCGTGAAATTCGTTCCGAGGGCCTGA
- the upp gene encoding uracil phosphoribosyltransferase — protein MTAPTTPSIDKYLGTNVRLLPQTDQLCALHTAIRDRDARREDFVRYSRRIIRLLIEAGMDLLPFEPHEVRTPTGAAYQGLRFASGLCGVTVVRAGESMEGELRDVCPGIRIGKILIQRDETTKEARLYYTALPADIARRHVLLLDPVMATGGTALAALRVLTDLGVPEENIVFVNFITVPEGITAVCEQYPRVRIVTSAIEERLTEDAWMLPGIGDFGDRYFGTDA, from the coding sequence ATGACCGCGCCGACCACCCCCTCGATCGACAAGTACCTCGGCACCAACGTCCGTCTGCTGCCCCAGACCGACCAACTGTGCGCCCTGCACACCGCGATCCGCGACCGGGACGCCCGCCGCGAGGACTTCGTCCGCTACTCGCGCCGGATCATCCGCCTGCTGATCGAGGCGGGCATGGACCTGCTCCCCTTCGAGCCGCACGAGGTCCGCACCCCGACCGGCGCCGCCTACCAGGGGCTGCGCTTCGCCTCCGGGCTGTGCGGGGTCACCGTGGTGCGCGCCGGGGAGAGCATGGAGGGCGAACTGCGGGACGTCTGCCCGGGGATCAGGATCGGGAAGATCCTCATCCAGCGGGACGAGACGACCAAAGAGGCCCGCCTCTACTACACCGCCCTGCCCGCCGACATCGCCCGGCGGCACGTCCTGCTCCTCGATCCGGTCATGGCGACCGGCGGGACCGCGCTGGCGGCGCTGCGGGTGCTGACCGACCTCGGCGTGCCCGAGGAGAACATCGTCTTCGTCAACTTCATCACCGTCCCCGAGGGCATCACCGCCGTCTGCGAGCAGTACCCGCGGGTGCGGATCGTGACCTCCGCCATCGAGGAGCGGCTGACCGAGGACGCGTGGATGCTGCCCGGCATCGGGGACTTCGGGGACCGCTACTTCGGCACGGACGCCTGA
- a CDS encoding ATP-grasp domain-containing protein encodes MKAEQGPFLLLNTKEIVSRLHEWFPDAARELVVVTTRADIPSAEIAAYAQRFLHLEVVPNLWELPDDELVNLARRFGVRRILSLGEREVLRAARMRAELGLPGQSLASATAYRDKHVMKSTLAAAGIDVAPMRKFRSNDELAEFTWKVGFPVVVKELDSGASNGTVVLMDEEDLRALPERATGTPRLAEAWVEGDFYHVNGLMKDGEVVLAVPSRNLYSDWFSVAYDAPTMTGMMPDEHPLSERLRSTARQVVAALPAVPDLCAFHLELFHTADDRVVVCEIACRAGAALVTDVHETVLGMNFYGASLLGQAGRGDQVEIRPTGERLGFVWFPPAKGVLRALPDTCPLPGTVSYRPCGDVGRLYGSSPGLGRPVAEMVFRLTEPDTGAELRRIEEWWDDNVVWEHRTNAVPERWKTPRRKPADA; translated from the coding sequence ATGAAGGCCGAACAGGGGCCGTTTCTCCTGCTGAACACCAAGGAGATCGTCTCGCGCCTGCACGAGTGGTTCCCTGACGCCGCGCGGGAGCTGGTCGTGGTGACCACGAGAGCGGACATCCCCTCCGCCGAAATAGCCGCGTACGCACAGCGCTTCCTCCACCTGGAGGTGGTGCCCAACCTCTGGGAGCTGCCGGACGACGAACTCGTGAACCTCGCCCGGCGGTTCGGCGTACGCCGGATCCTGTCGCTCGGCGAGCGCGAGGTGCTGCGCGCGGCGCGCATGCGGGCCGAACTCGGCCTGCCCGGCCAGAGCCTCGCCTCGGCCACGGCGTACCGGGACAAGCACGTCATGAAGTCGACCCTGGCGGCTGCGGGCATCGACGTCGCCCCCATGCGCAAGTTCCGGTCCAACGACGAACTCGCCGAGTTCACGTGGAAGGTCGGCTTCCCGGTCGTCGTCAAGGAACTCGACTCCGGCGCGTCGAACGGCACCGTGGTCCTGATGGACGAAGAGGACCTGCGCGCCCTCCCGGAGCGTGCCACCGGAACCCCCCGGCTGGCCGAAGCCTGGGTCGAGGGCGACTTCTACCACGTCAACGGCCTCATGAAGGACGGCGAGGTGGTGCTGGCGGTGCCCTCCCGCAACCTGTACTCCGACTGGTTCTCGGTCGCCTACGACGCCCCGACCATGACGGGGATGATGCCCGACGAGCACCCCCTGTCCGAGCGGCTGCGCAGCACCGCGCGGCAGGTCGTGGCCGCGCTGCCCGCCGTACCCGACCTGTGCGCCTTCCACCTCGAACTGTTCCACACCGCCGACGACCGCGTGGTCGTCTGCGAGATCGCCTGCCGGGCGGGCGCGGCCCTCGTCACCGACGTCCACGAAACCGTGCTGGGGATGAACTTCTACGGCGCGAGCCTGCTCGGCCAGGCCGGACGCGGTGACCAGGTCGAGATCCGCCCGACCGGCGAACGGCTCGGCTTCGTCTGGTTCCCGCCGGCCAAGGGAGTCCTGCGCGCGCTGCCCGACACGTGCCCGCTGCCGGGGACGGTGAGCTACCGGCCCTGCGGCGACGTCGGACGCCTCTACGGCAGCTCCCCCGGACTCGGCCGGCCCGTCGCCGAGATGGTCTTCCGGCTCACCGAGCCGGACACCGGGGCGGAGCTGCGGCGGATCGAGGAGTGGTGGGACGACAACGTCGTCTGGGAGCACCGGACCAACGCGGTGCCCGAGCGCTGGAAGACGCCCCGAAGGAAGCCGGCCGACGCGTAG
- a CDS encoding histidinol-phosphate transaminase — protein sequence MYELLKTIMIEELEVEADQVSPDASREDAGLDSLATFELSLALSQRLGVTIADEDLFGLKTLADIAEFLEKRTGGGAPQDAGLARLLGGEDGFHPDRPAPAHQLARNETPFQPPESVLDAITRAATEANRYPDPACGELRAALARHYDLSPDRVAVGAGSITLLQALLTVTAEPEAAVAYSWPSFDGYEVLADLAGFRTVRVPLAEDGHDLDALAAAVDEHTRLVLLCNPNNPTGTASGEADLLRFLDAVPRTCLVVLDEAYCEYARDPGLGARLLTSWPNLLVARTFSKAYGLAGLRVGYLLAEPGLISRVQRMVMPLSVSDVAQAAAVASLAAEKELLGRVQDTAAERDRVRAALLALGFDVPPSQANFLWLPLGARAQEFAAACASAGVDVRPYPGDGVRVTTGTAEDNDAFLAAAEMNRP from the coding sequence GTGTACGAACTGCTGAAGACGATCATGATCGAGGAGCTGGAGGTGGAGGCCGACCAGGTGTCCCCGGACGCGAGCCGCGAGGACGCGGGCCTGGACTCCCTCGCCACCTTCGAACTCTCCCTGGCGCTCAGCCAGCGCCTCGGCGTCACCATCGCCGACGAGGACCTGTTCGGCCTCAAGACACTGGCGGACATCGCCGAGTTCCTGGAGAAGCGCACCGGAGGGGGAGCTCCCCAGGACGCCGGACTCGCCCGGCTGCTCGGCGGCGAGGACGGCTTCCACCCCGACCGCCCCGCCCCCGCCCACCAACTCGCCCGCAACGAAACCCCGTTTCAGCCCCCCGAGTCCGTGCTGGACGCGATCACCCGCGCCGCCACCGAGGCCAACCGGTACCCGGACCCGGCCTGCGGAGAGCTGCGCGCCGCACTCGCCCGGCACTACGACCTCTCCCCGGACCGCGTCGCGGTGGGCGCCGGATCGATCACGCTCCTCCAGGCGCTGCTCACGGTGACCGCCGAACCGGAAGCAGCCGTCGCCTACTCGTGGCCGTCCTTCGACGGCTACGAGGTGCTCGCGGACCTCGCCGGATTCCGCACGGTACGCGTCCCGCTGGCCGAGGACGGGCACGACCTCGACGCCCTGGCCGCGGCGGTCGACGAGCACACCCGCCTGGTGCTGCTCTGCAACCCCAACAACCCCACCGGCACCGCGTCGGGCGAGGCCGACCTCCTGCGGTTCCTCGACGCCGTCCCGCGCACGTGCCTGGTCGTGCTCGACGAGGCGTACTGCGAATACGCGCGGGACCCCGGCCTCGGTGCCCGGCTGCTCACCTCGTGGCCGAACCTGCTCGTCGCCCGCACCTTCTCCAAGGCGTACGGCCTCGCCGGCCTGCGCGTCGGCTACCTGCTCGCGGAGCCCGGCCTGATCTCCCGCGTCCAGCGCATGGTGATGCCGTTGAGCGTCAGCGACGTCGCCCAGGCCGCCGCCGTCGCGTCGCTGGCGGCGGAGAAGGAGCTCCTCGGCCGCGTCCAGGACACGGCCGCCGAACGGGACCGCGTCCGCGCCGCGCTGCTCGCCCTGGGATTCGACGTGCCGCCCTCGCAGGCGAACTTCCTCTGGCTGCCGCTCGGCGCTCGTGCCCAGGAGTTCGCCGCCGCGTGCGCGTCGGCCGGAGTCGACGTACGGCCCTATCCGGGTGACGGCGTGCGCGTGACGACAGGAACCGCTGAGGACAATGACGCGTTCCTGGCAGCGGCCGAGATGAACCGCCCGTGA
- a CDS encoding cobalamin B12-binding domain-containing protein: MTSVSSDSHMWNLVFLQLLLEENGGQVVNLGACTPDELVMSECLRIRPDALVISTVNGHGHIDGLRLIRKIRGHSGLASMKVVIGGKLGIHGSRHAGSRAELVANGFDAVFEADADLDRFLGCLGLGTPAPKHVASTEIRST, from the coding sequence GTGACCAGTGTTTCGTCGGATTCCCACATGTGGAACCTCGTTTTTCTCCAGTTATTGCTTGAGGAGAACGGCGGACAGGTGGTCAACCTCGGCGCGTGCACTCCGGACGAACTGGTCATGTCCGAATGCCTCAGAATCCGTCCGGACGCCTTGGTCATCAGCACGGTCAACGGGCACGGCCATATCGACGGCCTACGGCTGATCAGAAAGATTCGCGGGCATTCGGGGCTCGCCTCCATGAAAGTCGTCATCGGGGGAAAGCTCGGCATCCACGGTTCCCGGCACGCGGGGTCCCGGGCGGAACTGGTCGCGAACGGCTTCGACGCGGTGTTCGAGGCGGACGCCGATCTCGACCGGTTCCTCGGCTGCCTCGGACTGGGCACGCCCGCGCCGAAACACGTCGCCTCTACGGAAATCCGGAGTACCTGA
- a CDS encoding methylaspartate mutase, with the protein MAPPTGPGRFTRFVRRASSEGKLVVQPRMGFGTVEQMRAGLDAVRDVDAATVGTITVDSYTRVNDHASALLALEKGADLNGFPLVAHGAAVTREVLAGIAGDDFPVQVRHGSALPRELFEGLVAAGADATEGGPVSYCLPYSRVPLAQAVDAWAECCEMLAGISEPVHLESFGGCMLGQLCPPSLLISLSILEGLFFREHGLRDISVSYAQQTNQQQDIEAIHALRALAKEWLGDTDWHAVLYTYMGVYPRSRKGAYGLLEASARLAARSGTERLIVKTAVEASRIPSITENVDALERAARAAEREAVAEPAGIPDSGIYEEAQAIITHTLTLGSDVGKALVRAFALGHLDIPFCLHQDNANRCRARIDDRGRLTWADPAGVPIPRARDLARNRQRLTARGLLDMLSYNERRYDHPSRTSHPR; encoded by the coding sequence ATGGCACCTCCTACCGGACCCGGACGCTTCACCCGGTTCGTCCGGCGGGCGTCGAGCGAAGGGAAACTGGTCGTCCAGCCGCGCATGGGGTTCGGCACGGTCGAGCAGATGCGCGCGGGACTCGATGCGGTCCGGGACGTCGACGCGGCCACGGTGGGCACCATCACCGTCGACAGCTACACACGGGTGAACGATCACGCCTCGGCCCTTCTCGCTCTGGAGAAGGGCGCGGACCTCAACGGGTTCCCGCTGGTGGCCCACGGCGCGGCGGTGACCCGCGAGGTGCTCGCCGGGATCGCGGGCGACGACTTCCCGGTGCAGGTGAGGCACGGCTCGGCGTTGCCCCGCGAGTTGTTCGAGGGACTGGTGGCGGCCGGCGCCGACGCCACCGAAGGCGGCCCTGTCTCCTACTGTCTGCCGTACAGCCGCGTCCCTCTGGCACAAGCCGTCGACGCCTGGGCGGAATGCTGCGAGATGCTCGCGGGAATCAGCGAACCGGTGCATCTGGAGAGTTTCGGCGGCTGCATGCTGGGACAGTTGTGCCCGCCGAGCCTGCTGATCTCCCTGAGCATTCTGGAAGGCTTGTTCTTCCGCGAACACGGACTGCGGGACATTTCCGTCAGCTACGCCCAGCAGACGAATCAGCAACAGGACATCGAGGCGATCCACGCCCTGCGCGCCCTGGCGAAGGAATGGCTCGGAGACACCGACTGGCACGCCGTCCTGTACACCTACATGGGCGTTTATCCCCGCAGCCGAAAGGGGGCGTACGGGCTGCTCGAAGCGAGTGCGAGGCTCGCCGCCAGATCCGGGACCGAGCGGCTGATCGTCAAGACCGCGGTGGAGGCCAGCAGAATCCCGTCGATCACGGAGAACGTCGACGCCCTGGAACGCGCCGCGAGGGCGGCCGAGCGGGAGGCGGTGGCCGAACCGGCCGGAATTCCGGACTCCGGGATCTACGAGGAGGCCCAGGCGATCATCACGCACACGCTGACCCTCGGCAGCGATGTCGGAAAGGCGCTCGTCCGCGCCTTCGCCCTCGGGCACCTCGACATCCCGTTCTGCCTGCACCAGGACAACGCGAACCGCTGCCGGGCCCGTATCGACGACCGTGGCCGGCTCACCTGGGCCGACCCCGCAGGGGTGCCGATTCCCCGGGCGCGCGATCTGGCCAGGAACCGGCAGCGACTCACCGCCCGGGGCCTCCTCGACATGCTCAGTTACAACGAACGGCGCTACGACCACCCGTCCCGGACCAGCCACCCTCGTTGA